The proteins below are encoded in one region of Telopea speciosissima isolate NSW1024214 ecotype Mountain lineage chromosome 10, Tspe_v1, whole genome shotgun sequence:
- the LOC122641632 gene encoding S-adenosyl-L-methionine-dependent uroporphyrinogen III methyltransferase, chloroplastic-like, producing the protein MAIVNRFSSFSASHSSFRSRKPRDVNLQQPSCSLSYTPPSSSSSPSPFTEKHSMERYQRDRWLYNDPSLNASCSLPFDPNSSSIRENDIALQLPELKKLLQILREKRENEGSDGGNRRLGNVFLIGTGPGDPELLTLKAFKVIKSADLLLYDRLVSNDLLNMVRPEARLLYVGKTAGYHSRTQEEIHELLLSFAEVGATVVRLKGGDPLVFGRGGEEMDFLQQQGIQVKVIPGITAASGIAAELGIPLTHRGVANSVRFLTGHSRKGGTDPLYVAEHAADPDSTLVIYMGLSTLPSLALKLMHHGLPPDTPAAAIERGTTPQQRVVFAELKDLIDEVTSANLVSPTLIIIGKVVALSPFWPQCSKEAAVLVESQ; encoded by the exons ATGGCTATCGTCAATCGATTCTCATCTTTCTCTGCTTCTCATTCATCATTCCGGTCTAGAAAACCCAGAGATGTTAATCTGCAGCAACCCTCTTGCTCCTTGTCCTACACacctccctcctcctcctcctccccttctccTTTCACAGAAAAACACTCTATGGAGAGATATCAAAGAGATAGGTGGTTATACAATGACCCATCTCTCAATGCTTCTTGTTCTCTCCCATTTGATCCGAATTCAAGTTCCATTAGAGAGAACGATATAGCTCTGCAATTACCCGAGTTGAAGAAGCTGCTTCAGATTTTGAGGGAGAAACGAGAGAATGAAGGGTCCGACGGAGGGAATAGAAGGCTTGGCAATGTGTTCTTGATTGGGACTGGTCCGGGAGATCCTGAACTCTTGACGCTGAAGGCttttaaagtaattaaaagTGCTGATCTTTTGTTGTACGATCGGTTGGTGTCGAATGATTTGTTGAATATGGTGCGACCAGAAGCCAGGCTTCTTTATGTTGGCAAGACTGCTGGTTACCATAGCCGTACTCAG GAGGAGATCCATGAGTTGCTTCTGAGTTTTGCGGAAGTTGGTGCTACTGTTGTAAGGCTAAAAGGAGGGGATCCATTG GTGTTTGGGAGGGGTGGAGAGGAGATGGATTTCTTGCAACAACAAGGGATTCAAGTCAAGGTTATTCCAG GCATTACTGCAGCTTCAGGGATTGCAGCAGAATTGGGAATTCCATTGACCCACCGGGGTGTTGCAAATAGTGTTAGATTTCTGACAGGGCACTCAAGGAAAGGAGGAACAGATCCTCTGTATGTGGCAGAGCATGCAGCGGATCCTGATTCAACCTTGGTTATTTACATGGGCTTGTCCACCCTCCCATCTCTTGCTCTGAAGCTGATGCATCACGGTCTACCACCTGATACACCAGCTGCTGCAATAGAACGAGGGACTACCCCTCAGCAACGGGTG GTATTTGCAGAACTTAAGGATCTCATCGATGAAGTTACTTCTGCAAACTTGGTTTCACCAACACTTATCATCATTGGGAAGGTTGTGGCACTCTCACCGTTCTGGCCTCAGTGTTCTAAAGAAGCAGCCGTTTTGGTGGAGTCTCAGTAG